One genomic window of Camelina sativa cultivar DH55 chromosome 5, Cs, whole genome shotgun sequence includes the following:
- the LOC104787024 gene encoding NDR1/HIN1-Like protein 3-like: MAERVYPADSPPESGQFSGNFSSGEFPRKPAPPPSTYVIQVPKDQIYRIPPPENAHRLQYLSRKKPNRSNCRCCFCSFLAVVFTIAVLAGLSFSVLYLIYRPEAPKYSVEGFSVSGINLNSSSPISPRFNVTVRSRNGNGKIGVYYHEVGSSVDVYYNGVDLCNGVLPAFYQPAKNVTVVKLKLSGSSKIQLTSGMRKEMRNDVSKKTLPFRLKVKAPVRIKVGSVKTWTMIVKVECDVTVDKLTAPSRIVSRKCRHDFDLW; encoded by the coding sequence ATGGCTGAAAGAGTCTACCCCGCCGATTCACCACCAGAAAGCGGACAATTCTCCGGCAACTTCAGCTCCGGCGAGTTTCCAAGAAAACCAGCACCACCACCTTCTACATACGTTATCCAAGTCCCTAAAGATCAGATTTACCGTATCCCACCGCCTGAAAACGCTCACCGCCTCCAATACCTCTCTCGTAAAAAACCAAATCGCAGCAACTGCAGATGCTGTTTCTGCTCATTCCTCGCCGTCGTTTTCACCATCGCCGTCCTCGCCGGACTCTCCTTCTCTGTCCTCTACCTAATCTACCGCCCCGAAGCTCCCAAATACTCCGTCGAAGGCTTCTCAGTCTCCGGCATCAACCTCAACTCCTCCTCCCCGATCTCTCCCCGGTTTAACGTTACCGTTAGATCGCGTAACGGTAACGGAAAAATCGGGGTTTATTATCACGAGGTAGGAAGCTCGGTGGATGTGTATTACAACGGCGTTGATCTGTGTAACGGTGTTTTGCCGGCGTTTTATCAGCCGGCGAAGAATGTGACGGTCGTTAAGTTGAAGTTGAGTGGGTCGTCTAAGATACAGTTGACTAGTGGTATGAGGAAAGAGATGCGTAACGATGTGAGTAAGAAAACGTTGCCGTTTAGATTGAAGGTTAAAGCTCCTGTGAGAATTAAGGTTGGTTCTGTGAAGACTTGGACTATGATCGTTAAAGTTGAGTGTGATGTCACGGTTGATAAGTTGACGGCGCCGTCGAGGATTGTCTCGAGAAAATGCAGGCATGACTTTgatctttggtga
- the LOC104789293 gene encoding uncharacterized protein LOC104789293 — translation MSDDLLERTIMEIPAYLKYVPGTEPEDVYIPYIRRGENEEANLSPEEEERIIKEQVIESEGFDIDFKQFRCLFNYRPLNFDDNNEYVMEPETTRELMYRLSPESLERYNEREVGY, via the exons ATGTCAGATGATTTACTAG AGAGGACTATCATGGAAATACCAGCGTATTTAAAATACGTGCCTGGTACTGAGCCTGAGGATGTGTATATTCCTTATATAAGACGTGGTGAAAACGAAGAGGCTAATCTCTCGCCTGAAGAAGAGGAACGCATCATCAAGGAACAAGTCATTGAGAGCGAG GGTTTCGACATTGACTTCAAGCAGTTCCGCTGTCTTTTTAATTACCGACCTCTTAATTTCGATGATAACAATGAGTACGTCATGGAACCCGAAACCACCAGAGAGTTAATGTACCGGCTGTCTCCGGAATCTCTTGAGAGATACAATGAAAGGGAGGTCGGATACTAA
- the LOC104787026 gene encoding probable inactive receptor kinase At5g10020 isoform X1: MQIICSMILLLVMIISVSGFSDFEALLELKKGFQSDPFGKVLTSWDPKALSSDRCPLNWYGVTCSSGDVTSIDLNGLGLLGNFSFPVIVGLRMLQNLSISNNQFAGTLSNIGSFKSLKYLDVSGNLFSGSLPSGIENLRNLVFVNLSGNNYLGGVIPSGIGSLEKLKYLDLQGNSFFGEVMSLFSQLNSVEYVDISRNNFSGSLDLGLAKSSFVSSIRYLNVSGNSLVGELFAHDGIPFFDSLEVFDASSNQLSGSVPVFSFVVSLKILRLQDNQLSASLPPGLLQESSTVLTELDLSLNHLEGPIGSITSSTLEKLNLSSNRLSGSLPLKVGHCAIVDLSNNNISGDLSRIQNWGDSVEIIRLSSNSLTGTLPGQTSQFLRLTSLEVANNMLRGVLPFILGTYPELKLIDLSHNQLSGFLPSNLLISAKLTDLDLSNNNFSGSLPLQDASTAEDLSLTNIGLSHNSLGGVLSEELTRFHNLVSLDLSYNNFEGQIPDGLPDSLKVFIVSANNLSGNVPENLRRFPDSAFHPGNALLNVPISLETPEHKADITIRKHGYHMKSSVKAALIIGLVVGAALLALVCAMFHFMLRKQHDEEKSDVTGEKSIIPKAELSPSNVIAEKNSVQENESSSSTPSIKANLPVSSSRFSQYSDSENSPSFLKEHTEELHPESTRKDESLSSKVSLVSSSTSSLSNIQNSPNPRSQQTSVKLDGNLYIFDSSLKLTAEELSCAPAEAIGRSCHGTLYRAVLNSGSVLAVKWLREGTAKGKKEFAREIKKLGNINHPNLVSLQAYYWGPKEHEKLIISRYMDAPCLAFYLQEAGLLNLPPLLLENRLKITLDIASCLSYLHNEEAIPHGNLKSTNVLLKPPELTAHLTDYSFHRLITPEATSEQVLNAAALGYCPPEFASLSKPYPSLKSDVYAFGVILLELLTGKVSGDIVCSDPGVVELTEWVLLLVGQNRAAECFDPSIIESQVSRNSSGVLTDVLQVAVSCISPAPERPDMKLVYQELSRIVLKRTN, encoded by the exons ATGCAGATAATATGTTCGATGATATTACTGTTAGTGATGATTATAAGCGTTTCAGGTTTTTCCGACTTTGAAGCTCTTTTGGAGCTCAAGAAAGGTTTTCAGAGTGACCCTTTTGGTAAAGTTCTTACTTCATGGGATCCTAAAGCTTTATCCTCTGATAGGTGTCCTTTAAACTGGTACGGGGTTACTTGTAGTAGCGGAGATGTTACTTCCATTGATTTGAATGGTTTAGGTCTGCTTGGGAATTTCAGTTTCCCAGTCATTGTTGGTCTCAGAATGCTTCAGAACTTGTCAATTTCCAATAATCAGTTTGCTGGAACTCTCTCCAACATTGGTTCGTTTAAGTCTCTTAAGTATTTGGATGTATCTGGTAACTTGTTCAGTGGCTCACTACCTTCTGGAATTGAGAATTTGAGGAATCTGGTGTTTGTAAATCTATCTGGTAACAACTACTTGGGAGGAGTGATTCCTTCTGGGATTGGGAGTCTTGAGAAGTTGAAGTACCTTGATTTGCAAGGCAATAGTTTCTTCGGGGAAGTGATGAGTCTGTTTTCTCAGCTAAACAGTGTGGAGTATGTAGATATAAGCAGGAACAACTTCTCCGGTTCGCTTGATTTGGGACTCGCAAAGTCAAGCTTTGTTTCCTCGATTCGTTATTTGAACGTTAGTGGGAATTCTTTGGTAGGGGAGCTATTTGCTCATGATGGTATCCCATTTTTCGATAGCTTAGAGGTGTTTGATGCTAGCAGTAATCAATTGTCTGGTTCTGTTCCTGTCTTCAGTTTTGTTGTCTCTCTCAAGATTCTTCGGCTACAAGATAATCAGTTGTCGGCTTCTTTACCACCAGGCCTTCTACAAGAGAGTTCAACCGTCTTGACGGAGCTAGATCTTAGCCTCAATCATCTTGAAG GTCCTATTGGAAGTATAACTTCTTCAACACTAGAGAAACTTAATTTGTCTTCAAATAGACTATCGGGATCCTTACCTCTAAAGGTAGGGCATTGTGCCATTGTGGATCTGAGTAACAATAACATTTCAGGAGACTTGTCAAGGATACAGAATTGGGGAGATTCTGTAGAAATTATTCGGTTGAGTTCAAACTCACTCACTGGAACACTACCTGGTCAAACTTCTCAATTCTTGAGGCTGACTTCACTCGAGGTTGCTAACAATATGTTGCGGGGCGTACTACCATTTATTTTAGGAACCTATCCTGAACTGAAACTGATTGATCTTAGTCACAACCAGCTTAGCGGCTTTCTACCAAGTAATCTGTTGATATCTGCAAAGTTGACAGATCTCGACCTGTCAAACAATAATTTCTCTGGTTCACTTCCTCTTCAGGATGCAAGTACTGCGGAAGACCTGAGCTTGACTAATATTGGTCTGTCACATAACTCCTTAGGTGGAGTTCTCTCAGAGGAACTAACTCGCTTCCACAATTTGGTATCGCTCGACCTTTCTTATAACAACTTTGAAGGGCAGATCCCTGATGGCCTCCCAGACAGCTTAAAGGTATTCATTGTCTCTGCCAATAATCTCTCTGGAAATGTCCCGGAGAATCTTAGACGGTTTCCTGATTCAGCGTTTCATCCAGGGAATGCCTTACTGAATGTCCCCATTTCTTTAGAAACACCAGAACATAAAGCAGATATAACCATACGGAAGCATGGGTATCATATGAAGTCATCTGTAAAGGCAGCCCTGATCATAGGCTTGGTCGTGGGTGCTGCTCTACTTGCTCTTGTTTGTGCAAtgtttcattttatgttgagaAAGCAACATGATGAAGAGAAATCAGATGTCACTGGAGAAAAGAGCATTATTCCAAAAGCTGAACTTTCTCCTTCGAATGTGATTGCAGAAAAGAACAGTGTACAGGAAAATGAATCTTCGTCTTCTACGCCCTCAATTAAGGCCAATCTACCGGTTTCTTCTTCACGTTTTTCCCAGTATAGTGACTCTGAGAATTCTCCATCATTTCTAAAAGAACATACCGAAGAGCTTCACCCTGAATCAACACGAAAAGATGAAAGCTTGTCATCCAAAGTTTCCCTGGtgtcttcttcaacttcatcgtTATCTAATATCCAGAATTCACCAAATCCTAGGTCTCAACAAACTTCTGTGAAACTGGACGGAAACCTGTATATTTTCGACAGTTCGCTTAAGCTTACAGCAGAGGAACTGTCTTGTGCTCCGGCTGAAGCTATTGGAAGGAGCTGCCATGGAACTCTGTACAGAGCAGTGCTCAATTCTGGTTCTGTATTAGCCGTCAAATGGTTAAGAGAAGGGACTGCCAAAGGTAAAAAGGAATTTGCAAGGGAGATAAAGAAACTTGGGAACATCAATCACCCAAATCTCGTTTCTCTTCAGGCTTACTACTGGGGGCCGAAAGAACACGAGAAGCTCATCATATCAAGATACATGGATGCACCCTGTTTAGCTTTCTATCTCCAAG AGGCTGGACTGCTAAACCTCCCACCATTGTTGCTGGAAAACCGTCTTAAAATTACTCTTGACATAGCCAGTTGTCTTAGTTACTTGCACAACGAGGAAGCAATTCCACACGGGAATCTAAAATCAACCAATGTTCTCCTAAAACCTCCTGAACTCACTGCACACCTAACAGATTACAGTTTTCACCGGTTAATCACACCAGAAGCCACATCAGAGCAAGTCTTGAATGCAGCTGCTCTCGGCTACTGCCCTCCAGAGTTTGCCAGCTTGAGTAAACCATACCCTTCTCTGAAAAGCGATGTGTATGCCTTTGGGGTCATTTTGTTAGAGCTTCTAACAGGGAAGGTTTCAGGAGATATAGTTTGCAGTGATCCAGGGGTTGTTGAACTCACTGAATGGGTTCTTCTGCTTGTGGGACAAAACCGTGCTGCTGAGTGTTTTGATCCATCCATTATTGAGTCACAGGTTTCAAGGAATTCCTCTGGAGTTCTCACTGATGTCTTACAGGTTGCTGTGAGCTGTATCTCACCGGCACCAGAGAGGCCGGACATGAAGTTGGTCTATCAGGAGCTCTCCAGAATTGTTCTCAAGAGGACAAACTAG
- the LOC104787026 gene encoding probable inactive receptor kinase At5g10020 isoform X2 produces MQIICSMILLLVMIISVSGFSDFEALLELKKGFQSDPFGKVLTSWDPKALSSDRCPLNWYGVTCSSGDVTSIDLNGLGLLGNFSFPVIVGLRMLQNLSISNNQFAGTLSNIGSFKSLKYLDVSGNLFSGSLPSGIENLRNLVFVNLSGNNYLGGVIPSGIGSLEKLKYLDLQGNSFFGEVMSLFSQLNSVEYVDISRNNFSGSLDLGLAKSSFVSSIRYLNVSGNSLVGELFAHDGIPFFDSLEVFDASSNQLSGSVPVFSFVVSLKILRLQDNQLSASLPPGLLQESSTVLTELDLSLNHLEGPIGSITSSTLEKLNLSSNRLSGSLPLKVGHCAIVDLSNNNISGDLSRIQNWGDSVEIIRLSSNSLTGTLPGQTSQFLRLTSLEVANNMLRGVLPFILGTYPELKLIDLSHNQLSGFLPSNLLISAKLTDLDLSNNNFSGSLPLQDASTAEDLSLTNIGLSHNSLGGVLSEELTRFHNLVSLDLSYNNFEGQIPDGLPDSLKVFIVSANNLSGNVPENLRRFPDSAFHPGNALLNVPISLETPEHKADITIRKHGYHMKSSVKAALIIGLVVGAALLALVCAMFHFMLRKQHDEEKSDVTGEKSIIPKAELSPSNVIAEKNSVQENESSSSTPSIKANLPVSSSRFSQYSDSENSPSFLKEHTEELHPESTRKDESLSSKVSLVSSSTSSLSNIQNSPNPRSQQTSVKLDGNLYIFDSSLKLTAEELSCAPAEAIGRSCHGTLYRAVLNSGSVLAVKWLREGTAKGLLLGAERTREAHHIKIHGCTLFSFLSPRGWTAKPPTIVAGKPS; encoded by the exons ATGCAGATAATATGTTCGATGATATTACTGTTAGTGATGATTATAAGCGTTTCAGGTTTTTCCGACTTTGAAGCTCTTTTGGAGCTCAAGAAAGGTTTTCAGAGTGACCCTTTTGGTAAAGTTCTTACTTCATGGGATCCTAAAGCTTTATCCTCTGATAGGTGTCCTTTAAACTGGTACGGGGTTACTTGTAGTAGCGGAGATGTTACTTCCATTGATTTGAATGGTTTAGGTCTGCTTGGGAATTTCAGTTTCCCAGTCATTGTTGGTCTCAGAATGCTTCAGAACTTGTCAATTTCCAATAATCAGTTTGCTGGAACTCTCTCCAACATTGGTTCGTTTAAGTCTCTTAAGTATTTGGATGTATCTGGTAACTTGTTCAGTGGCTCACTACCTTCTGGAATTGAGAATTTGAGGAATCTGGTGTTTGTAAATCTATCTGGTAACAACTACTTGGGAGGAGTGATTCCTTCTGGGATTGGGAGTCTTGAGAAGTTGAAGTACCTTGATTTGCAAGGCAATAGTTTCTTCGGGGAAGTGATGAGTCTGTTTTCTCAGCTAAACAGTGTGGAGTATGTAGATATAAGCAGGAACAACTTCTCCGGTTCGCTTGATTTGGGACTCGCAAAGTCAAGCTTTGTTTCCTCGATTCGTTATTTGAACGTTAGTGGGAATTCTTTGGTAGGGGAGCTATTTGCTCATGATGGTATCCCATTTTTCGATAGCTTAGAGGTGTTTGATGCTAGCAGTAATCAATTGTCTGGTTCTGTTCCTGTCTTCAGTTTTGTTGTCTCTCTCAAGATTCTTCGGCTACAAGATAATCAGTTGTCGGCTTCTTTACCACCAGGCCTTCTACAAGAGAGTTCAACCGTCTTGACGGAGCTAGATCTTAGCCTCAATCATCTTGAAG GTCCTATTGGAAGTATAACTTCTTCAACACTAGAGAAACTTAATTTGTCTTCAAATAGACTATCGGGATCCTTACCTCTAAAGGTAGGGCATTGTGCCATTGTGGATCTGAGTAACAATAACATTTCAGGAGACTTGTCAAGGATACAGAATTGGGGAGATTCTGTAGAAATTATTCGGTTGAGTTCAAACTCACTCACTGGAACACTACCTGGTCAAACTTCTCAATTCTTGAGGCTGACTTCACTCGAGGTTGCTAACAATATGTTGCGGGGCGTACTACCATTTATTTTAGGAACCTATCCTGAACTGAAACTGATTGATCTTAGTCACAACCAGCTTAGCGGCTTTCTACCAAGTAATCTGTTGATATCTGCAAAGTTGACAGATCTCGACCTGTCAAACAATAATTTCTCTGGTTCACTTCCTCTTCAGGATGCAAGTACTGCGGAAGACCTGAGCTTGACTAATATTGGTCTGTCACATAACTCCTTAGGTGGAGTTCTCTCAGAGGAACTAACTCGCTTCCACAATTTGGTATCGCTCGACCTTTCTTATAACAACTTTGAAGGGCAGATCCCTGATGGCCTCCCAGACAGCTTAAAGGTATTCATTGTCTCTGCCAATAATCTCTCTGGAAATGTCCCGGAGAATCTTAGACGGTTTCCTGATTCAGCGTTTCATCCAGGGAATGCCTTACTGAATGTCCCCATTTCTTTAGAAACACCAGAACATAAAGCAGATATAACCATACGGAAGCATGGGTATCATATGAAGTCATCTGTAAAGGCAGCCCTGATCATAGGCTTGGTCGTGGGTGCTGCTCTACTTGCTCTTGTTTGTGCAAtgtttcattttatgttgagaAAGCAACATGATGAAGAGAAATCAGATGTCACTGGAGAAAAGAGCATTATTCCAAAAGCTGAACTTTCTCCTTCGAATGTGATTGCAGAAAAGAACAGTGTACAGGAAAATGAATCTTCGTCTTCTACGCCCTCAATTAAGGCCAATCTACCGGTTTCTTCTTCACGTTTTTCCCAGTATAGTGACTCTGAGAATTCTCCATCATTTCTAAAAGAACATACCGAAGAGCTTCACCCTGAATCAACACGAAAAGATGAAAGCTTGTCATCCAAAGTTTCCCTGGtgtcttcttcaacttcatcgtTATCTAATATCCAGAATTCACCAAATCCTAGGTCTCAACAAACTTCTGTGAAACTGGACGGAAACCTGTATATTTTCGACAGTTCGCTTAAGCTTACAGCAGAGGAACTGTCTTGTGCTCCGGCTGAAGCTATTGGAAGGAGCTGCCATGGAACTCTGTACAGAGCAGTGCTCAATTCTGGTTCTGTATTAGCCGTCAAATGGTTAAGAGAAGGGACTGCCAAAG GCTTACTACTGGGGGCCGAAAGAACACGAGAAGCTCATCATATCAAGATACATGGATGCACCCTGTTTAGCTTTCTATCTCCAAG AGGCTGGACTGCTAAACCTCCCACCATTGTTGCTGGAAAACCGTCTTAA
- the LOC104787027 gene encoding ETHYLENE INSENSITIVE 3-like 1 protein, which translates to MMMFNEMGMYGNMDFFPSSTPLDVCPLPQAEQEPMVEDVDYTDDEMDVDELEKRMWRDKMRLKRLKEQQSKCKDGVDGSKQRQSQEQARRKKMSRAQDGILKYMLKMMEVCKAQGFVYGIIPEKGKPVTGASDNLREWWKDKVRFDRNGPAAIAKYQAENNIPGGSNDCNSLVGPTPHTLQELQDTTLGSLLSALMQHCDPPQRRFPLEKGVSPPWWPNGKEDWWPQLGLPNEQGPPPYKKPHDLKKAWKVGVLTAVIKHMSPDIAKIRKLVRQSKCLQDKMTAKESATWLAIINQEEVVARELYPESCPPLSSSSSLGSGSLLINDCSEYDVEGFEKEQPNFDLEERKPEIVMMNPQTSFGVAKMQHFPIKEEVATTGNLEFTRKRKPNNDMNVMIMDRPAGYTCENGQCPHGKMNLGFQDRSSRDNHQMVCPYRDNRVAYGASKFHVGEMRPQHSVQPIDLSGFGVPENGQKMITELMAMYDRNVQSSQTPPPLMGHQSMTLDAKPAQNQQLSFNSGNQMYMQQGTNSGINNRFQMVFDSTPFDMAAFDYRDDWHTGPVEGMGKQHQQQQQQDASIWF; encoded by the coding sequence ATGATGATGTTCAACGAGATGGGTATGTATGGAAACATGGATTTCTTTCCCTCATCCACACCTCTCGATGTTTGTCCATTGCCACAAGCTGAACAAGAGCCAATGGTTGAAGATGTAGACTATACCGATGATGAGATGGATGTGGATGAGCTAGAGAAGAGGATGTGGAGAGACAAGATGCGTTTGAAACGTCTCAAGGAGCAACAAAGCAAGTGTAAAGACGGTGTCGACGGTTCGAAGCAGAGGCAGTCACAAGAGCAAGCTAGGAGGAAGAAAATGTCTAGAGCGCAAGATGGGATCTTGAAGtatatgttgaagatgatggaAGTTTGTAAAGCTCAAGGCTTTGTTTATGGCATCATCCCTGAGAAGGGTAAGCCTGTGACGGGTGCTTCTGATAATCTGAGGGAATGGTGGAAAGATAAGGTCAGGTTTGATCGTAATGGTCCAGCTGCTATTGCTAAATACCAAGCAGAGAACAATATTCCTGGAGGGAGTAATGATTGTAACAGTTTGGTTGGACCAACACCTCATACACTTCAGGAGCTTCAGGACACGACTCTTGGATCACTTTTATCTGCGTTGATGCAACATTGTGATCCTCCACAGAGAAGGTTTCCTTTGGAAAAAGGAGTTTCTCCACCTTGGTGGCCTAATGGGAAAGAAGACTGGTGGCCTCAGCTTGGTTTGCCTAACGAGCAAGGTCCTCCTCCTTATAAAAAGCCTCATGATTTGAAGAAAGCATGGAAGGTTGGTGTTTTGACTGCGGTGATCAAGCATATGTCGCCTGATATTGCTAAAATCCGTAAGCTTGTGAGGCAATCGAAATGCTTGCAGGATAAGATGACGGCGAAAGAGAGTGCTACTTGGCTTGCTATTATAAACCAAGAAGAGGTTGTGGCGCGGGAGCTTTACCCCGAGTCATGCCCTCCtctgtcttcttcatcatctttaggAAGCGGGTCGCTTCTCATCAATGATTGTAGCGAGTATGATGTTGAAGGTTTTGAGAAGGAACAACCTAATTTCGATTTGGAAGAGAGAAAACCAGAGATAGTGATGATGAATCCTCAAACAAGCTTTGGCGTTGCTAAAATGCAACATTTTCCGATAAAGGAAGAAGTTGCCACTACGGGAAACTTGGAATTCACTAGAAAGAGGAAGCCGAACAACGATATGAATGTTATGATAATGGACAGACCAGCAGGTTACACTTGTGAGAATGGCCAGTGTCCTCACGGTAAAATGAATTTGGGATTTCAGGACAGGAGTTCAAGGGACAACCACCAAATGGTTTGTCCATACAGAGACAATCGTGTAGCATATGGAGCATCCAAGTTTCATGTGGGTGAAATGAGACCTCAGCACTCAGTTCAACCGATCGACCTATCAGGCTTTGGAGTTCCGGAAAACGGGCAGAAGATGATCACCGAGCTTATGGCCATGTACGATAGAAATGTCCAGAGCAGCCAAACTCCTCCTCCATTGATGGGACATCAAAGCATGACCCTTGATGCAAAACCAGCTCAGAATCAGCAGCTGAGTTTCAACAGTGGCAATCAAATGTATATGCAACAAGGAACCAACAGCGGAATCAACAATCGGTTTCAAATGGTGTTTGATTCGACACCGTTTGATATGGCAGCATTCGATTACAGAGATGACTGGCACACCGGACCAGTGGAAGGAATGGGAAAGcagcatcagcagcagcagcagcaagatGCATCGATATGGTTTTGA